GCTGGTAATGCCCTCAACCGCTTCCAGCGAACCGTTGGGATTGTAGCGGATATCACTACTGGGTTTGCCGTCTAAATCGACATACTGGGTGGCAATCTGCCCGTTAGCGATGAGTTCGTCCAGCACCGCCGGCGGCGCAACGAACCGGCCCTCGCCGTGCGAGACGGCTACGGTGTGAATATCTCCCAGCCTAGCGTTGTTAAACCACGGCGACAACGTGGATACCACTTTGGTTCGTACCATACATGAAACATGGCGGCCGATCGCATTAAAGGTAAGGGTTGGGCTGTCGGGCGTAATGTCGCGGATTTCGCCATAGGGCACCAGCCCCAGTTTAATCAGCGCCTGAAACCCGTTGCAAATGCCCAGCATCAGGCCGTCGCGCCGCTTCAGGAGGTCGTGGACCGCGTCTTTGACTTTGGGATTGCGCAGCAGCGTGGCGATGAACTTGCCCGAACCATCCGGCTCGTCACCAGCACTAAAACCGCCGGGCAGCATGACAATTTGCGCCCGACCGATGCGGCGGGCCAATTCGTCAATAGACTCCTCGATCTGGGCAGGCGTTAAATTGCGGACAACCATCATATCCACCAAGCCGCCGGCCTGAGTAAACGCCCGGGCCGAATCATACTCGCAGTTGGTACCGGGAAACACAGGGATTAAGACGCGCGGTTTGGCAACCCGGACGCTGCCTTTCCTGCTCCGCCGCTCGCAGGCAATCACCCGCGGCGTCGGCGGCTCGGCCGCCTTGGTGGGAAAGACCGTTTCCAGCGGCTGCTCCCAGGCGGTATAGGCCTCGGCCAAGGAAATTTCCGTTTGCCCCAGGCGGATGACCGGAGCGGCGGTGGTATGGCCGAGGATAACATAATCTACGTCCTCCAGCTTGCTTAGATCAGCCTTGCCGTCCAGCTCGAGGACAAAGGAGCCGTAGTCGGCGCTAAACCACGCTTCCGGCGCCAGCTGGGCCGCGGCAACAAAGCCAATGCGGTTGCCGAAAGCCATTTTGCTCAGCGCCGCCGCCAAACCGCCGTAGCGCACCGCAGTGGCCGCCCGGACAAGGCCGGCACGAATAAGTTCCGTTACCTTGGCAAAATTGCGGCTCAAAATTTCAAACCGGGGCAGTTCCTGATCATCACGCGGCGCCGGAATCAAGACGACTAAATTCCCCGCTTCCTTAAATTCGGGGGAAACAATGCGGCCGGCGTCGGTCACATTGACGGCAAACGCGACGAGCGTAGGCGGCACATTAAGGTCCATAAAAGTACCGGACATGCTGTCTTTGCCGCCAATCGCCGGGATGCCCAGCTGTTTTTGGGCGTAGAAAGCGCCGAGCAGGGCGCTGAACGGCTTGCCCCACTTGTGAGGATCCTTGCCCAACTTCTCAAAATATTCTTGGAGGGTCAGCCGGATCGTCCGGTAGTCGCCGCCCATGGCCACACTTTTGGCCACCGCCTCGACAACGGCGTAGACGGCGCCATGAAACGGGCTCCAAGTAGCCAGCTGCGGCTGAAAGCCAAAAGTCATCAGCGTGGCGGTCGTCGTCTCGCCGTCAAGAACGGGCAGCTTGGCCGCCATGCCTTCGGCCGGCGTAGCCTGGTACTTACCGCCAAAAGGCATCAGCACCGTCCCGGCGCCGATAGTGCTGTCAAAGCGCTCGACCAGTCCCTTTTGACTGCAGATATTGAGGTCTTGGAGGTTAGTCAGCCAGGCTGCCCTGAGATCGGGCAGCGCCGGTCGGACGCCAGCCGGCAGCCTCTCAAACCAGTTTGCTTCGGCCGGCGGAGCGGTGGCAACGACGCGGGTATGCTGTTTTACCCCGTTGGTATTAAGGAAGTCGCGACTGAGGTCGACAATCGCCTGGCCGCGCCAAAACATTCTTAGGCGCCGCTCGGCCGTTACTTCGGCCACGACCGTGGCCTCAAGGTTCTCCGCCGCAGCATAGCGAATGAAAATGTCAGCGTGGTCGCCAGCCACGACAACGGCCATCCGCTCCTGCGACTCGGAAATGGCCAGTTCGGTGCCGTCCAGACCCTCGTATTTTTTGGGAATGGCGTCAAGATTGACCCGCACGCCGTCGGTAAGTTCGCCGATGGCGACCGCAACGCCGCCGGCTCCGAAATCGTTGCACTTTTTAATCAGCCGGCTTACGGCGGGATTACGGAACAAACGCTGAATCTTCCGTTCGGTTGGCGGATTGCCTTTTTGCACCTCGGCGCCGCACGTCGCCAGTGATTCTAAGTTGTGCTCCTTGGACGAGCCGGTAGCGCCGCCGCAGCCGTCCCGCCCTGTCCGGCCACCGACCAGCAGCACGACATCGCCGGGCTGGGGCCGCTGCCGCACGACGTTCTGGCGCGGTGCGGCAGCGATGACCGCGCCAATTTCCATCCGCTTGGCGATATACCCCTCGTCATAAAGCTCGGCCACCTGGCCGGTGGCCAAACCTACCTGGTTGCCATAGGAACTGTACCCCGCCGCTGCACCAATGGTAATTTTCCGCTGCGGTAGTTTACCAGGCAGCGTACTTTCAATCTTCGCGCGCGGGTCGCCGCTGCCGGTGACGCGCATTGCCTGATAGACATAAGCCCGCCCGGACAGCGGATCGCGGATAGCGCCGCCCAGACAGGTTGCCGCGCCACCAAACGGTTCGATTTCGGTAGGATGATTATGGGTCTCGTTTTTGAACATGACCAGCCATTCTTCCGTCCGGCCGTCTACGTCGGCGTTAACAACAATACTGCAGGCGTTGATCTCGTCCGACTCATCAAGGTCAGCCAGCAGTCCCCGTTTTTTCAGTTCCTTCATCCCGATTGTGGCAATGTCCATGAGGGACATATCTTTTGCCGCCTCGCCGTAAACATAGGCCCGGGACTGGCGGTAAGCAGCAAAAGCGTCGGCAATCGGCCGGCTGTAGCGCCCCTCTTCAATCACCACGTCTTCGATTTTGGTCAGAAAGGTGGTATGCCGGCAATGATCAGACCAGTAAGTGTCAATAACGCGAATTTCCGTTATCGTTGGGTCGCGCCGCTCTTCATCCCGGAAATAGGCCTGGCAGAAAGACAGATCCTCAAGACTCATCGCCAGCCCGAGTTCGGTGTGAAGCGCCGCCAGTTCCGCCCCGGCCATAGTAGTAAACCCGGCCAGAACGGCTACGTTGGCCGGCGGCGGCGCACTCGTCTCCAAACAATCCGGTTTGGTCAGCGCCGCCTCGCGGCACTCGATGGGATTGATGCAGTATCGCTTGATGCGGTCAAAGTCATCGTCCGCCAGTTCCCCCTGCAGGATGATAACTTTGGCCGAAAGCACCGTCGGCCGCTCCCGCTGAGTCAGAATTTGCAGGCACTGCGCTGCCGAATCAGCCCGCTGGTCGTATTGGCCAGGGAGATATTCAATGGCAAAGACACGGTCGCCCGCGGCCAGCGGCAATTCTTCATCATAGACTTCGTCCACCGTCGGTTCCGCAAAAATTGTGGTACGTGCCTGGATATATTCCGCCTCGCTTACCCCGGCCATATCATAGCGGTTGACAATCCGCACGCCGGTCAGGCCGTTAATCCCCAGGTTCACTTTAAGATCGGTGTATAAATTTTGCGCTTCGACCGCAAAGCCCGCCTTCTTCTCTACATAAATTCTGCGCACAGGTTGTGCCAATTGTGCCGCCCCCTTTAATACAAAAAACAATTTACATATAGATTATAACACGCTATTATTAATTATAATAATTAATATAAATAATATCATTTATAAAGGATGTTAATTAATGAACATCAATTTCGAACTCTACAAAGTCTTTTACTATGTGGCCAAGCATCTTAGCTTTTCCGAGGCGGCCAGCGATCTGTACATTTCCCAGTCGGCCGTCAGCCAGGCCGTGAAACAGTTGGAGAATAGCCTGGGCTGCCGTCTTTTCGTCCGCACGACCAAACAAGTATCTCTCACGCAGGAGGGCGAGCGGTTATTTTCCCATATCGAGCAAGCCTTTCATATCATTAAGACCGGGGAACGCGCCGTCCGGCAAATCCGCTCCCTGCAGGAAGGCGAAATCAAAATCGGCGCCAGCGATACCATCTGTAAATATTATTTCCTGCCGTACTTTCGGCAATTTATTCAGAGCTATCCTCATATCAAGCTCAAAATCACAAACCGTCCTTCTCCCGTCTGCCTGGAGCTGTTGAAAAAAGGCGCCGTCGATTTAGCGGCCGTCAATCTGCCCGCCAGTCTGGCGGAGGATTTTACCGTCCACCGCCGTACCACCATCCGGGATGTGTTTATCGCCGGTCCGGCGTTTGCCCAGTTGCGCGGCCAGACGTTATCCCTCGCCGATCTAGCCCGCTACCCGGTTCTCATGCTGGAAAAAAACACGGTAACGCGGCATTTTTTTGACGCCCTGCTTGAGGCCAGCGGCGTATCCATCATCCCCGAAGTGGAGCTGGGGAGCGTTGACCTGTTGATTGAGTTGACCAAAATCGGCTTGGGACTTTCGTTTGTGGCTGAGGATTACGCCGCAACCGAAGTGGAACGGGGCGAAATTTTTGTCCTTGATGTGGCGGCCCCCATCCCC
This window of the Sporolituus thermophilus DSM 23256 genome carries:
- a CDS encoding phosphoribosylformylglycinamidine synthase gives rise to the protein MAQPVRRIYVEKKAGFAVEAQNLYTDLKVNLGINGLTGVRIVNRYDMAGVSEAEYIQARTTIFAEPTVDEVYDEELPLAAGDRVFAIEYLPGQYDQRADSAAQCLQILTQRERPTVLSAKVIILQGELADDDFDRIKRYCINPIECREAALTKPDCLETSAPPPANVAVLAGFTTMAGAELAALHTELGLAMSLEDLSFCQAYFRDEERRDPTITEIRVIDTYWSDHCRHTTFLTKIEDVVIEEGRYSRPIADAFAAYRQSRAYVYGEAAKDMSLMDIATIGMKELKKRGLLADLDESDEINACSIVVNADVDGRTEEWLVMFKNETHNHPTEIEPFGGAATCLGGAIRDPLSGRAYVYQAMRVTGSGDPRAKIESTLPGKLPQRKITIGAAAGYSSYGNQVGLATGQVAELYDEGYIAKRMEIGAVIAAAPRQNVVRQRPQPGDVVLLVGGRTGRDGCGGATGSSKEHNLESLATCGAEVQKGNPPTERKIQRLFRNPAVSRLIKKCNDFGAGGVAVAIGELTDGVRVNLDAIPKKYEGLDGTELAISESQERMAVVVAGDHADIFIRYAAAENLEATVVAEVTAERRLRMFWRGQAIVDLSRDFLNTNGVKQHTRVVATAPPAEANWFERLPAGVRPALPDLRAAWLTNLQDLNICSQKGLVERFDSTIGAGTVLMPFGGKYQATPAEGMAAKLPVLDGETTTATLMTFGFQPQLATWSPFHGAVYAVVEAVAKSVAMGGDYRTIRLTLQEYFEKLGKDPHKWGKPFSALLGAFYAQKQLGIPAIGGKDSMSGTFMDLNVPPTLVAFAVNVTDAGRIVSPEFKEAGNLVVLIPAPRDDQELPRFEILSRNFAKVTELIRAGLVRAATAVRYGGLAAALSKMAFGNRIGFVAAAQLAPEAWFSADYGSFVLELDGKADLSKLEDVDYVILGHTTAAPVIRLGQTEISLAEAYTAWEQPLETVFPTKAAEPPTPRVIACERRSRKGSVRVAKPRVLIPVFPGTNCEYDSARAFTQAGGLVDMMVVRNLTPAQIEESIDELARRIGRAQIVMLPGGFSAGDEPDGSGKFIATLLRNPKVKDAVHDLLKRRDGLMLGICNGFQALIKLGLVPYGEIRDITPDSPTLTFNAIGRHVSCMVRTKVVSTLSPWFNNARLGDIHTVAVSHGEGRFVAPPAVLDELIANGQIATQYVDLDGKPSSDIRYNPNGSLEAVEGITSPDGRVLGKMAHSERIGRYVAINVPGDKDQGIFAAGVQYFL
- a CDS encoding LysR family transcriptional regulator, translated to MNINFELYKVFYYVAKHLSFSEAASDLYISQSAVSQAVKQLENSLGCRLFVRTTKQVSLTQEGERLFSHIEQAFHIIKTGERAVRQIRSLQEGEIKIGASDTICKYYFLPYFRQFIQSYPHIKLKITNRPSPVCLELLKKGAVDLAAVNLPASLAEDFTVHRRTTIRDVFIAGPAFAQLRGQTLSLADLARYPVLMLEKNTVTRHFFDALLEASGVSIIPEVELGSVDLLIELTKIGLGLSFVAEDYAATEVERGEIFVLDVAAPIPYRYWGVVSNRNIPLPLAAQKFLEMLVETKSQSAPRTRNSPQ